The following nucleotide sequence is from Oncorhynchus clarkii lewisi isolate Uvic-CL-2024 chromosome 6, UVic_Ocla_1.0, whole genome shotgun sequence.
CTTGTTTGTTTTTCTTCTGTAATTCATTTAGCTCTTTTTGTATCTATAATACCGGTGACAGAATGGAGATTCTGTTCTGTCATGATGCATTATGGCAAGGGCAGGGAACGCAGACAAGAGGAAACATTTAAAACCCACCATAAACAAACACCCTCTTTCAgctcaaaaacaaaacaaatgaataAGAAAAAGtacaaagaaaaatacaattACATGGTCATGTTATTTACAAAGCTTTCAATCATATTCTAGGCCTTTATTTCAAAACATCACATACATCTCTACATATTTCACCAACCTACCGTGTCCCTTTGAATCGCTATTCACTAATATACCAAACATCACAGCTCTCACTGCCTTGAGTGGTCCAAGGAGGCCCAGGAGAAGCACTGATGTACATACAGGACACAAGACCCAAGACAACCTCCCCTGGCCAACCCATATCTCTGTCCAATTGCATCCATGGTTATAATCTTAGATACTTGGATTCCAAGATGGATTGATGAAAACGTACATTTCTCAGTGCTTTCTAGCCACTCAGGCAGCCCATTCACTCCCTATCCTGCTAAATAACTCACACCATTCTCAAACCCTGTCTTCCATAAGCACTTCCTGTGCACACCTCTACGGCACTTTCTGATCTATTCAGTGGTAACACACTTTAAAGGCTAATATTGAACCTTAACCCACCCCGCCtggaaaataaacaaaaatagcatGACAACAGAACCTACTGTATTATCGTAGTTGGCAACACCATCAAATATTCAGATGATCCAAACGACTCCTTGTTCCTCTGATTCTCTAGTGATGTGACAGAGTATTTAAGGGTAGCTGCTAAGGAAGTACATAGTGGGATATCTGGAATATCTGCAATGGGAGAGCCAGAGAAGGAAGCAAGACTAAAACATACAGTATTTAAAttactatcatcaccaccacaccatctaatTCTGTTATCATAGGCCAGAACCTTGGTCACACCCTACGGTGAATCCATTTAATATCCAAAATCCCTCTCACGTTCCCTATCTGGGGAAACAAAAAACTCCAACAAGGCCAAAGTAATAGGAGGCACATATTCGCACATCCTGAAAGCCTTGCCTCTCCACGTTACATCTTGTCGTCCGTTGTCAAACAGAGGTTCAAAACAGGATCAAATTGTTTTAGTTTCAGACACACCCGTCACTCACTCTGGTCGGCTGTACGGATTTGGGCCAATGAGAGTGAGGTGAATAGTGAGCATCCTAGCACACGGACCCTGAACACAAGGGCATGGTTCAACATTGGGGTTTATGACTGCACAATCGACACACAAACACCTCAAGAGGCAGAACAAGTCTGATATACTACTAAAAGCATGTGGAAATGTTAACCAGCGACATAACCCACAATTCCATTGGTCCTTCTCTGGGCAGCACACAGGTCATTGCCACACGAACCTGTACAAAAGAAGCACCCCAGGTGACTGCATGTCATGAGTCAGTAGCACTGTGACTTACAGTGCAGAgcttacagtacatacataccaTCTGTGTCACAGGGCCAGAGGGAGGGGGGACATACTGACAAACTATGACAAATTTCTGTTTCATAAGACTGGAACTAACGATGTTGATCACAGTGGTCACCGAAATGATTGAAAAGGATTTTTGGATTGGGGCATGTGCATTGTAAACTCCAAACAAGAAACCTGTTTAAGGTGAAATCTAAAGGATACTAGAAGTACAGATGACATCTAACCTGTCATTTTTATCTAGTTCACTAATACCCTTTCTGTTCCTGTGACACAAAATAGATGGAGATGATGAAAACGTTGTTCAAGTTGTTTACTGCGATAGATGCATACATACGTTATAGAAGGTATCAAATGATATGAAAGGACTGTTTGCTGCTTGCTTAGTAAGACAAGCTAGAGACCAAAGACGGAGAATTTCTCTCGAGTAGAATATCTATTGCATGCATTAACTCTGGTCAGGCGATGTTAGCAAGTGTAGACAGTGGTCCCGTTACGATGTAGTCCACTAAGAGGGGAGGGTAAGGGTTGAGCTTCAGGAAAAAAGACAAAAGGCAAACCTTTCACACAACACTTACAGCATGAATCATGTCACCACTTGTATACCTCAGTACTTCTGTTGTCTTTGATATCTAAACGCTCTATGATACATCGGGATCAATTTCTCTGCGTGCTTAGTGGTCTGTCAGTCAGTTTCTCATTGATGTCTTTTACAGTATTTGATGGATTGTTGAAATCCCGCTCTTTGCATTACCAGCGTATTGCATTGTCCCTTATAGTTCGGATTTTGAATCTTCCCAgaaaacaaagtgaaaacaaaagAAAAAAGATATACTGTCAAGGTGGTGTGTAAACAAAACTGCTTAAAAATTTGGCAAGATAAGAAGTTGGGGTATGggggagacaaaatactgataCCTACATATAAAAACATAGGAACTGTTCACATTGGAATTTTCTTGGTCACAATCTTAAAAGGAATATGTAAGAATTTTCATACAAACAAAACTAAACTGCCGCTTATTAAAAGGAATGGTTTGCCATATTTCATCTGTTTTATCTGAGGGTTAGGGGCTGGCTAAGAAAAAAGTTAATCTCGGAATGTTGCTTGGGATCGTTACTAGGCAGGTTTCAGGCGGAACACTCGTCTAGATTGCCAGTGACGTGTCCCGCCCACCTCCCAGCCAACGGATCGTCCTGAATTGTGGCGGGGCGAGGGGAGGGTCCTTAAATGGCAATCTTGGACATCTGCTCCTCGAGTTGGATGATTCGCTTCTCCTGACTGCTGACCAGGTCCTTGAGGGATTTGATTTCTTTCAAGATCTCTTCCAGCTTGCCTTCGTTTTTCTGAAGAATACAGAGAAAGGAGCAAGACATAAGATACCCTTTCTGGAGAGGTTTGTGCCAGTCTCTCCCCCCAGTTAGGTTTGGTACATTGTCATCTAAAAACCAACATACACTGTTTATATCCACTGAATTTCCCCAGATCCTTATTAAATCCTCACATCAGAGTCTATCATTGCCGTCTGCTCTGCAGGCAGGCTATGCTGCAGGCAGGGCTCTAGTACCCTGTGGCACCCTGGAGGTTAACATGGCGTGCCTGCCCAGTCTGCTATGATTACAGGCCAGAGCTGCAGATAGAAGCTGAGGCCAGGGCTGGGTCCCACGCGGGCGTCTGTGTTGTGGACGAGGTAGGGCAGGACGCCCAGAGCACTCTGCATCTGGGCGGCGACTTCTAGTAACCACCTTGTGAAGTCAGGCAGCCGCCCCCTTCTAAATCACACCCTGCCAACATAGAGCCCAGAGTTCATTTTCATCTGGCGTTAAGGCAGCGCTAGTGTCAAACGCATGTTAGTTTGCAATTTTGTCATATAAAAACTGTCAcactggcattttccagcccTAAAGCCATGTTCAGCAATTCACCGGTCTTCTATCAGCTCCCTGCTCACTCAGATGGATGGGGTAGAAATGATCCAGAATGCTCATTTCAGGCAGCGCTGATAAGGATATTTAGGACCAACCAAAAGCTGGTTTTAGCAGTAACGCAGTGGTTATGTCATGAAGTGTGACCGTGGAAACGCAGCCTATCCAGCCGTGACGCACACTGCCCATATGAACATGGAACAAGAGTAGCTTACTGTGCTTTTGGTGCCTGTTTACTGTTTACCAccattttgttttatttgattataAACCAAGTATAGCCTCCCCTCTCAATGAAGGCTTTTTCTTTGTCTGCCAAATGCAATCGCGAAAAAGTCAAGACTGTCGATAAAGAGTTTGGCTCCTGAGAACGTTTGGAAATAAATCTTAGtcaccaaagctttattaaaatatCAAATTTGTTAAGGGTAAAACAGTGAGCTGACATTCCCTTTTATCTATGCATTATAGGCAGGCCCACATTTTTGCCATGCCGGTCCCGCCCATGATGCAGGCTGTGTGTCCATGCCCCTCACGAAAAGAGAGGGGAATTTAGACTTTTTTCTATAAGCTGTAGAAATGGCTTGTTTTCCGTTTCATATGTTCAAAAAGCCCTCCCTTAGGCCTACTGTAGGGAAGGCAGATTCAACAGCAATGTCTGTCTTGTTCATCCTGCCGATTTCATGACATCTTACATTTATTCATTGTTgtttacaaaaacaaacaaaaaaaataaaatcgcTTGTTTTTCATAAAATGAAATTACAACACTGTTGATTCACCTTCCTGGAATTATGGTGACAACGTCTGTGGCGCGCTTGTGATACAACTTCTGGAGATGTGTGAATGCGATCTGACCTCCAAGATGGTTGTGATCATGTTCATAAAACAGGCATATTTGGGAGCATTATAAAGGTGAGTGgacattctccctttctctttatattggatctttgtcctgctactgtgaaaagtttggatgtgTAAAGCCCGCCATAGTCTGTGTTTTAATATTGTATGACCATGGAAAGCAATTATGGTGCCTGTTACTGTATTTAGACAGCCTATTTAAAAACAAGTCGTTACATTTTGTTTAGAATTTGATTCAAATTATTTGCTCTTTTTAGTGAATTtaatcttgcttattgacaaCATTTGGCACATCCATGCTCAGCCATAATGCAATGTACACTATTCTATGCATTTATTTCCACATTGAAGCTACGCAATTACTTTGAACAAGTGGACTGCAAACAGGTTCAATTTAACATATTTAGCAAAGATGGGATAGGTTTCTGTAAGCTGTTCAGCAAACTGTAAATGGACTAACATTGTAATTTGAGTTGATTCTAAGgcaatacattaaaaaaacacaaatacacaacttgaagcaaccacactatttagccatggagcacgttctgatttgccagtgaggggccaagctTCGAcacatcaaaacccagccctttcgcACCAGAGCAGATAATTGTGCTAGTGAAAATAGCTCAAATATTTTAGCTAACACCCCTGGACCTACAGTGCTACCGCCCAGAGCTTAGATTGACCACTGCAttaggcagtggtgtaaagtacataCGCTAGTACTCtaaaatatttttacttaagtagttttttggagtatctgtacattacttttACTTCGCTACATTCTTAAAATtaggtactttttactccatacatttttcctgacacccaaacgtactcattacattttgaatgcttagcaggacagaaaaggtccaattcacacactttaCTACCGGCGGACTCACTGAACACAAACGCTTTGATTCAGAATGATCTGAgggatggagtgtgcccctggctatccacaCATAAAAAAActattgtgccatctggtttgcttaataaggaatttgaaattatttatacttttgatattAAAGTACATTTTTGCAATTCCATTTACccttgatacttaagtatatttataaccaaatacttttactcaagtagttttTACTGGGGTGACTcactttttatttgtatttttatttcacctttatttaaccaggtaggctagttgagaacaagttctcatttactttcacttgagtcatttcctattaaggtattttttacttttgctcaagtatgacaattgggtatttttcccACCACTGGCATTTGGTTTGTTAGAATAGAGCCTTCCATGTTCCTAGCTGCAATGTGCCAAGGCCAGGGCTGAACTAAAGGCCATTAATGACTACGTTTCAGTGGTGAAGGACGGGGTAGGCATGGTGATCATCAGACTAGTCCTGAGAAAGCACTGTAATCATACTTACTGTAGTGTTGGTATACTGATCCAGTCTGGTGTCAACTTTCACTCACATTGCACATACCAGATGCCAGGATATTCTTCTGTGAGTAGTACTTTGTTCACTGAATTGTATGCACACAAGATTGTAACAGTCTCTAGCATACAACCCAGGCAGAGTCCTcccaagagagaaagagagacagcagtaCTCACTATGGATGGAGTGGATGAGGCAGACTTGTTGACTGTGCCCGTGTTCTCCGCATTCTTGCTCAGCTTGTTGTCCAGGATGTTCTTCTTGACCACCTTGAGGTCGCGGTTCTTGCCAGGGACATAACCGTTCTTCAAGGAAATGAGGATGGGCTCGCCGTTCCTCCCTTCGAACCAATCCTCCGCCTCAATGGCACAGTCTGGTCCTGCCGTGTCTGGGTACAGGTCGTCCTGGAACAGGTCAgactgcagggagagagaaagaagggtatAGAGACAGCTGTTAGAGGACACTGGACCAAATGCATATAATAGAGCCTGGCCTCAAAACAGAGTTGGAGTTAAATGTGGCATTGATTGTTGAAATCATTCGTATATTGAGTGTCTCTAGATCAGAATGAAGCTCACCTTTCTTGGCACAGTCATGATGATCGGTTCACACTTCCTTTCGTGCAGTTTATAAAACCTGTCAACATAGGTCAAAGCAGCATATTATCCACAACATCACATAACAGACCTACCGTCTAATATTCTTTCACACACCGCAGCCCAGCCGAATGCACTTCTACTTCCATGACACTGGCAATACTCTCAGGGCAGCTTCAGTAAACATGGAGCTGTATAAAGGCATGGTACATGATTCTGATTGGCAGGGCCTGAGGTGCACACAGACGAGAGAGCTCCCCTTCAACATCTGGTTCTGTGCTGCCTCCTGGTGGACATAGCTGGCCAATAGCTACACATCACAAGTCATGTCTTCCTCTTAGACCCTCATCATAGACCCAGCCAAGCACCAAAACACCTGGTTCAACTAGACATTGCTGAAATGAATCAGGGGTGTGCCCATCAAAGCATAATAACCAGATGAGCAGCCCTAAAATGGCTGATCCGTTTCCTTATCCAGCGGCTCGTACCTGGCGATCTCACACTTGTTGACGTCCAGGCCTCTCTTGGGCATGTATCCCATTCCCCTCTGGGGCTCCTTGGTGGTGAAGGTGCTGAGGTAGTGGACAAATGGGGCTTCGTCCGTGATCTCAAAGTAGCGAATGCTGCTGTCACCCTACAAACCACAGAAACAAGGTAACtttagtgttttagtgtttgGAACAGTACAACGTTTTAGTAATGCCTTTACAGCTAACAATTCATCATGCCTAACTTCATGGATCAGAGACCTGTTGTAAGTTACATGCACAGCAGATCAAATGGATGTGTATGTAACATTTGCCGGAAAAAACTCCACTCACCTTACCACACAGATAAACCACAGAGGTATCTGGGTCATAGAAGGGCAAGAGGACTCCATTGCTGGTGTCCATCTCATGCACTGAGATCGCCTCATCCATGGCTCGCTGTAAATGAAACATCGACAGTCAAATACTGAGCAGTGCATTAAAATCTTTAAAAATCAGGGCTACGTCACAAATGCCAccctttccctatatagtgcccctatgggccctggtcaaaagtagtccactataaagggaatacagtgtcatttgggacaaagccCAGGAGTAGTGATGGTGAGGAGGACGAGGTGACCCACCGGGTTCCACAGGGCTAGCTGTCTCTCACTCATACGGCTGAAGCCTGTGGTGAACACGTTCCCGTCCGACAGGAAGATGGCCCTCATGGGCCGCGCCCCCTCGTgtgccttctccttctcctgtgaCACAGAGGGTCAACAGTCAACATACTGGGGGTACATCCTAAATCATCTCCTCAAAGAGATCCCTTTCAAATTAGGAAAAGAGTAGTCTCCCTAGGCAGATGGGTCGCCTCCCACAATGTTTCCAATGTTCCAGCATACACGTCAGTACGTACTGTAATAAAACGTCAGTTTGGCATAGAGGAACGACGTCACTGTACCCACTTCTTACCCACATCCCAACACAAAATAGTAGCTAGCAATATGGAGGTTATTTTTAATGAGTGCATTTTGAAAGTGTCTAGTTCGCATCAACTAACTTCAGTAACACCAGCGCAAAAGGTTTTGCCTGCAAACTTTAGTTTCGAATCACGACATTCTGGCAGGACtcaacccaaaatggttctctctctctcaaagttaCCAAAAGAGTCCGTCATATCTACCAGACCCTAGTCACTGCTGTTGCCTAGGGCTGGGTTTACTAAACTAGGCAAATGGTAACAAGTTGTTGAGATGAGTGGAAACATTAGTAAGGTTGCAAAATTTCTGTAATTTTCCCAAAATGGCCAGGTTTATCAGAATTCCCAGGAGGAGGATTCCCGGATTTCCTACTTATTCCGTCCTGATTCCAGGAATATTCCAACCGGGATTTCAGGAAAAGCTGGAATTTGACCACCCTATAGAGCAGCAGGTTTGTTCGTGAAAAGTCCTGTCAGTGGTAGAGTTGAATACTGGTAAGCGGTATCCCGGGACTTCCCGACCAACTCCTTCCAGTTTCCCTAGAAAAATGATCGCAGTCCCGTGGACCAATATTCTAAAATGTTTATGCCGCACTAATGCAAAAATACAAAACTTTTACTTGCGAATAACTGCATGAACCGGACATATCAAGTCTCTGGCGTCATTCATCAGAACAGTCATCACAACTCTAGCACCCTTTGATTTGACTGAAACCTTCAATACATATTTGCCCATTATAGAAGAAGTGCTCGGGAAaatgactttttggacctgattTCCCCACCATACCAAGGGACGTCACTGAAAAATATAAACAGTTGAGATTGATAACATTTAAATTCAAATCAGAAAGGTTATTTGTCACCTGCTCCGAAAACAACGGGTTTAGacttcaccgtgaaatgcttgcttccgagcccttcccaacaatgcagagtaaaaCATATataataaaaatgaaaaatagTAACAAGGAATAAAACAAGAATGGAGCCAtctacagggagtaccagatcaatgtgcaggggaacAAAGCAtctgaggtagatactgtatgtacatgaagGGAGGGTATAGTGGCTAGGTATCAGGATACATAAGGAGTCAAATATAGAACACATTAGCAGCTGCATATGATTAgtgttagtaaaaaaaaaaaaaaaacacgcaCATAAACAGTTTTTATTGAGGAACACAAAGTACAAATAAAGTAAAAGAACCCAAAAAGATCTGGCAGTTACAGCGCACATCATACGTTCAGCCGTGACAGCCTGCCTTCTCTCCAACAGGGGTGTAGGGAGCCGGTCTGCTTGTGATGTCAGCTTAGGTGTTATGAAGAAACGTATAACATTCTTCCAACAGAATTCTCTACATGACCTTGAGTTGGTGGAGCTTTGTTGAGTCTCTAATATGTTCAACCATGTTTCATCGGTTATTTCAATGTTAAGTTCCTCCTCCCATTTCTGTTTAATATAGTTTGTAGATAGTTTCTTTGAGGATTGAATACCCAAGTAAAAATTGGAAATAGTTTTTGCATGAGTTAGTGAATACTTggatacatttttatatatatatacatttttatatatatatacatttttatatatatatatatatatatatatatatatatagccttgcgtgtgtgtgtgtgtgtgtgtaatatatatatatatatatatagccttgcgtgtgtgtgtgtgtgtgtgtaatatatatatatatatatatatatatatatatatatatatatatatagccttgcgagtgtgtgtgtgtgtaatatatatatagccttgcgagtgtgtgtgtaatatatatatatatatatagccttgctatatacacacacacacacacacactgctcaaaaaaataaagggaacacttaaacaacacaaagtaactccaagtcaatcacacttctgtgaaatcaaactgtccacttaggaagcaacactgattgacaatacatttcacatgctgttgtgcaaatggaatagacaacaggtggaaattataggcaattagcaagacacccccaataaaggagtggttctgcaggtggggaccacagaccacttctcagttcctatgcttcctggctgatgttttggtcacttttgaatgctggcggtgctttcactctagtggtagcatgagacggagtctacaacccacacaagtgactcaggtagtgcagctcatccaggatggcacatcaatgcgagctgtggcaagaaggtttgctgtgtctgtcagcgtagtgtccagagcatggaggcgctaccaggagacaggccagtacatcaggagacgtggaggaggccgtagaagggcaacaacctagcagcaggaccgctacctccacctttgtgcaaggaggagcactgccagagccctgcaaaatgacctccagcaggccacaaatgtgcatgtgtctactCAAACGGTCAATAACAGTCTACATGAGAGTgttatgagggcccgatgtccacaggtgggggttgtgcttccagcccaacaccgtgcaggacgtttggcatttgccagagaacactaaGATTGGAAAATTAGCCACTGGCGCccttgtgctcttcacagatgaaagcaggttcacactgagcacgtgacagagtctggagacgccgtggagaacgttatgctgcctgcaacatcctccagcatgaccggtttggcggtgggtcagtcatggtgtggggtggcatttctttggggggccgcacagccctccatgtgctcgccagaggtagcctggctgccattaggtaccgagatgagatcctcagaccccttgtgagaccatatgctggtgcggttggccctgggttcctcctaatgcaagacaatgctagacctcatgtggctggagtgtgtcagcagttcctgcaagaggaaggcattgatgctatggactggcccgcccgttccccagacctgaatccaattgagcacatctgggacatcatgtctcgctccatccaccacagactgtccaggagttggtggatgctttagtccaggtctgggaggagatccctcaggagaccatccgccacctcatcaggagcatgcccaggcgttgtagggaggtcatacaggcacgtggaggccacacacactactgagcctcatttgaacttgttttaaggacattacatcaaagttggatcagcctgtagtgtggttttccactttaattttgagtgtgactccaaatccagacctccatgggttgataaatttgatttccattgataatttgtgcgattttgttgtcagcacattcaactaagtaaagaaaactttaataagaatatttcattcattcagatctaggatgtgttattttagtgttccctttatttttttgagcagtatacacacatatatacacacactcgcaAGGCTATATACACACTCGcaaggctatatatatatatatatatatatagtcttgcGAGCCTCttaactgtttgaggttgtggacaggtgtattttatactgataacaagttcaaacaggtgccattaatacaggtaatgagtggaggacagaggagcctcttaaagaagaagttacaggtctgtgagagccagaaatcttgcatgtttgtaggtgaccaaatacttattttccaccataatttgcaaataaattcataaaaaatcctacaatgtgattttcatctttttaagtgggagaacttgcacaattggtggctgactaaatacttttttgccccactgtatacagtctTGCGAGTGTGCATAGTGTCTATAGAACTTTTAGGAtccgagggcccatgccaaatcttttcagcctcctgagggggaagaggcgctgccgtgccctcttcatgactgcggatgtgtgtggaccatgttaattaaGTCCTTAGTAAGCCTACAAACaagggttgtcaaactattttagCCTTAAATGTCAATTATCTAAATGTGTGAACTTTCATATTGGCATATTGTAGCTTAGAACCTATTTTACATCTGAGGTTTTTGTATTGTGTCCAACATCAGTTGAGACACAgcatgttctttaataaagggTGGGCATCATGTTTGGCTGATAAATTTATTCCCATTTTAGTACATTTAACATTTCAACATTCAAATGTTTTTTAGATAATTGACGTTAAAAAAGGTAAAACAATTAtattatttttgtaaaaaaaaatatatatatatatattcaagaAATGATCAAATAGCTTTTAAAATGACAAACAGTTAATATTTTACAGCGATgaggacatggatgtctcatggtatgggatgcaaaatgggtcaactttgagcacctctatCTCCTGCATGTTTTAGCATTCAGGTCTAAAATCACTGACCACTTCTTCCATGGGCAAACATATATGGGAAGTTGTTTAAAtcaaaagggatgctgtcaaaaagttaCTGAATTCAAATGTACAATGtactgcattgtgtcccgccacccaccaacccctcttttacactactgctactctctgttcatcatatatgcatagtcactttaaccatatctacatactacctcaaatcagcctgactaaccgatgtctgtatgtagcctcgctacttttatagcctcgctactgtatatagcctgtctttctactgttttatttctttacttacctattgttcacctaataccttttttgcactattggttagagcctgtaagtaagcatttcactgtaaggtgaacaacacctgttgtattcagcacacgtgacaaataaacgttgatttggtTATCATAAAGTAAAAACAGCAAAAGTCTTCAGAAATTCCCCTGATAGCCAGGTGCAAGGGGAGCGAAAAGGGCCAACAAGCTGGCTGACATCTTTCAGGCAAAGCTACACTAAAACTAAATGTAGTTTTCACTAGGTTGTAGGGTAATAACCTCAATATTTTAGGCCTTCATATAAACTAGGCTACAACAAGAAACCTTTGGAGTCTAGTCCATATTTCTCCATTGACTGTGGTATAATCATTTTCGCTGGTATTATATGCCTTT
It contains:
- the LOC139410977 gene encoding coronin-1C-A isoform X2, coding for MFRRVVRASKFRHVFGQALKNDQCYDDIRVSRVTWDSSFCAVNPKFVAIIIEASGGGAFLVLPLHKSGRIDKAYPTVCGHTGPVLDIDWCPHNDQVIASGSEDCTVMVWQIPENGLVTGLSEPVVVLEGHSKRVGIITWHPTARNVLLSAGCDNLVIIWNVGTGEAMIQLEDMHPDVIFSACWNRNGSLICTACKDKTIRVIDPRKEEIVGEKEKAHEGARPMRAIFLSDGNVFTTGFSRMSERQLALWNPRAMDEAISVHEMDTSNGVLLPFYDPDTSVVYLCGKGDSSIRYFEITDEAPFVHYLSTFTTKEPQRGMGYMPKRGLDVNKCEIARFYKLHERKCEPIIMTVPRKSDLFQDDLYPDTAGPDCAIEAEDWFEGRNGEPILISLKNGYVPGKNRDLKVVKKNILDNKLSKNAENTGTVNKSASSTPSIKNEGKLEEILKEIKSLKDLVSSQEKRIIQLEEQMSKIAI